In a genomic window of Helianthus annuus cultivar XRQ/B chromosome 10, HanXRQr2.0-SUNRISE, whole genome shotgun sequence:
- the LOC110883093 gene encoding auxin-responsive protein IAA33 — translation MNTNDQQGSLNMMKRRWLQDHQRRLMQQPYINMQLPSQNNNNNMIHKFLKEEDDLIAGVIPAVTVVVEGRSICHRISLHNHDGYNSLAKALRHMLVDDQEEEQAAGGGGLDLSNAVPGHIIAYEDMENDLLLAGDLNWKDFTRVARRIRIIPVKGNSSKGKGLK, via the exons ATGAACACAAATGATCAACAAGGGTCTCTAAACATGATGAAGCGACGGTGGTTGCAAGATCACCAAAGAAGACTCATGCAACAACCCTACATCAACATGCAACTTCCTTCTcaaaataataacaacaacatgATTCACAAGTTtctaaaagaagaagatgatttgATAGCCGGGGTTATTCCGGCTGTGACGGTTGTTGTGGAAGGTCGTTCAATCTGCCACCGGATCAGCCTTCACAATCACGATGGTTACAACAGTTTAGCGAAGGCGCTCCGCCACATGCTGGTGGATGATCAGGAAGAAGAGCAGGCTGCTGGAGGTGGAGGACTTGATCTGTCGAACGCGGTACCGGGTCATATcattgcttatgaagatatggaaaatgatcttctccttgctGGTGATCTTAACTGGAA GGACTTTACAAGGGTGGCAAGGAGAATTCGAATAATTCCGGTGAAGGGAAATTCAAGTAAAGGAAAAGGATTAAAGTAG